The following coding sequences lie in one Thermomicrobium sp. 4228-Ro genomic window:
- a CDS encoding SDR family NAD(P)-dependent oxidoreductase, which translates to MGRLAGLVALVTGAGGGELGGGGAGIARVLAREGAVVAVNDLNEEYARATVEQITQQGGQAFVLAGDVSDPRRAREMVETVVEQHGRIDILVNNAARLGRSPAVERMSDEEWHSYIAVNLSGPFYMSRAALPHMMRQQYGRIINIGSLAALRASLNGGAGYTSSKRGLLGLTRQLAAEFYSYNITVNAVLPAGILSGRMRAEMGPQAERLVAARRWAQPDDIGAICAHLASPEAHLISASVIVVPGANATGLGDFAGYRAMARQIGKDIGE; encoded by the coding sequence ATGGGACGGTTGGCAGGCCTGGTGGCGCTCGTCACTGGCGCGGGCGGCGGCGAGCTGGGAGGCGGCGGAGCTGGCATTGCCCGCGTGCTCGCTCGCGAAGGTGCCGTCGTGGCGGTGAACGACTTGAACGAAGAATACGCGCGAGCGACCGTCGAACAGATCACCCAGCAGGGTGGCCAGGCGTTCGTTCTCGCTGGCGATGTCTCCGACCCGCGACGCGCTCGCGAGATGGTCGAGACAGTGGTCGAGCAACATGGCCGAATCGACATTCTGGTGAACAACGCCGCGAGGCTCGGGCGGTCGCCAGCGGTCGAGCGGATGTCGGATGAGGAATGGCACAGCTACATTGCGGTCAACCTCTCTGGCCCCTTCTACATGAGCCGTGCCGCACTCCCGCACATGATGCGACAGCAGTACGGACGGATCATCAATATCGGCTCGCTCGCAGCGCTTCGCGCTAGCCTCAATGGGGGAGCCGGCTACACCAGCTCGAAGCGCGGCTTGCTCGGTCTCACCCGGCAACTCGCTGCTGAGTTCTACTCGTACAACATCACGGTCAACGCAGTGCTCCCGGCTGGCATCCTGAGCGGGCGGATGCGGGCGGAAATGGGGCCGCAGGCGGAGCGCCTCGTCGCAGCCCGGCGCTGGGCGCAACCGGACGACATCGGCGCCATCTGTGCCCACCTGGCCAGCCCAGAAGCGCATCTCATCTCAGCGAGCGTCATCGTCGTTCCCGGAGCGAACGCGACCGGACTGGGCGACTTCGCCGGCTATCGGGCGATGGCACGACAGATCGGCAAGGACATCGGAGAATAA
- a CDS encoding SDR family NAD(P)-dependent oxidoreductase — MDERWLEGMVAFVTGAGRGEDGGGGAGIARALARHGARVVVNDLTEEFVAATVTQIQQRGGEAWGIVGDVSRSRDAEQMITATVERFGQIDILVNNAALGGLVPSIERLPDDIWHRQAAVDLSGPFFMSRAALKHMVPRRFGRIVNIGSLAGIRTGFVSGAPYTTAKSGLIGLTRQMAIEFAAYGITVNVLLPTGIRNPAILRRRPDLFQGTDRQFGPLDPEEEIGKLVAFLARRDVGFISGAAIPLDRGLGSALGNFVEYARRSRKGIG, encoded by the coding sequence ATGGACGAGCGATGGCTGGAAGGCATGGTCGCCTTCGTCACCGGAGCTGGCCGTGGTGAAGACGGGGGCGGCGGAGCCGGAATCGCTCGGGCACTCGCACGGCACGGTGCTCGTGTCGTCGTGAACGACCTGACCGAGGAATTCGTCGCCGCGACCGTCACCCAGATCCAGCAGCGCGGCGGCGAGGCATGGGGCATCGTCGGTGACGTCTCGCGTTCACGCGACGCAGAGCAGATGATCACGGCCACAGTCGAGCGCTTCGGCCAGATTGACATTCTCGTCAACAATGCGGCACTCGGCGGACTGGTACCATCTATCGAGCGATTGCCCGACGACATCTGGCACCGGCAGGCCGCGGTCGACCTGTCCGGCCCTTTCTTCATGAGTCGAGCAGCGCTCAAGCACATGGTTCCACGACGGTTCGGGCGCATCGTCAACATCGGCTCGCTCGCCGGTATCCGCACCGGCTTCGTCAGTGGCGCACCGTACACCACCGCCAAAAGCGGGCTCATCGGGCTAACACGACAGATGGCCATCGAGTTCGCTGCCTACGGCATCACGGTCAACGTGCTCTTGCCGACCGGCATCCGCAATCCGGCGATCTTGCGTCGCCGCCCAGACCTTTTCCAGGGCACTGACCGACAATTCGGCCCGCTCGATCCCGAGGAGGAGATCGGTAAGCTGGTCGCCTTCCTGGCACGACGCGACGTCGGCTTCATCTCCGGAGCAGCCATTCCGCTGGATCGCGGATTGGGAAGTGCGCTCGGAAACTTCGTCGAGTACGCACGGCGGAGTCGCAAGGGTATCGGCTGA
- a CDS encoding SDR family NAD(P)-dependent oxidoreductase, whose protein sequence is MQTQQGCDLTGMVALVTGAGGGLRAGLGPFIARALAQAGATVAVNDRTAECTAATVEELRQAGFAVEGFPADVTDSALVDRLVQAVVERFGQLDILVNKAEAHGSGRRSDGVTDDEWEAVLAVNVHAPFYLSRAAVRHMRQRRFGRIIHVSNITAIRTSVLNGVAYVATKEALYGLTRHLSIEVAQHGITVNAILPGFIVTPKLAVEWGEERISRLAETIPALRAGTPEEVAALIVFLASHEAGYITGAAIPIDGAASVVPGARNDPEAAFA, encoded by the coding sequence ATGCAGACCCAGCAAGGCTGCGACCTCACGGGGATGGTCGCTCTCGTCACCGGTGCTGGCGGCGGGTTGCGCGCCGGGCTCGGCCCGTTCATCGCTCGCGCGCTCGCCCAGGCTGGCGCGACCGTTGCGGTCAACGATCGTACGGCCGAATGCACTGCTGCGACCGTCGAGGAGCTCCGGCAGGCTGGTTTCGCGGTCGAGGGCTTTCCGGCTGACGTGACCGATTCCGCACTGGTCGATCGACTCGTCCAGGCAGTGGTCGAGCGATTCGGCCAACTGGATATTCTGGTCAACAAGGCGGAGGCGCACGGGAGCGGGCGTCGCTCCGACGGGGTCACGGACGACGAGTGGGAAGCGGTCTTGGCAGTCAACGTGCATGCTCCGTTCTACCTGAGTCGGGCAGCTGTCCGTCACATGCGCCAGCGCCGTTTCGGCCGCATCATTCACGTCTCGAACATTACCGCTATCCGGACGAGCGTCCTCAATGGTGTGGCGTACGTCGCGACCAAGGAAGCACTCTACGGCCTCACTCGTCACCTCTCGATCGAGGTGGCACAGCACGGTATCACCGTCAACGCGATCCTGCCCGGCTTCATCGTGACCCCCAAACTCGCGGTAGAGTGGGGTGAGGAGCGCATCTCCCGGTTGGCCGAAACAATTCCAGCGTTGCGTGCTGGGACACCTGAAGAAGTAGCAGCGCTCATCGTCTTCCTAGCGAGCCACGAGGCTGGGTACATCACCGGTGCCGCGATCCCGATCGACGGAGCGGCCTCCGTAGTGCCGGGAGCGCGGAACGATCCGGAAGCAGCGTTTGCATGA
- the hpt gene encoding hypoxanthine phosphoribosyltransferase: protein MSSARDGAVSVLLRALRTALQATGLSPAERVVVGFSGGPDSLALLWGLQHLARQGVGPQPIPVHVDHRLHPDSSALAARAAALGTRLGLTVLVRTVDVNAWPELREGGTEAGARAARYAALAQVAQEHGTRWIAVGHTRDDQAETLLLRLLRGAGLDGLAGMRPLTELRVPLDPEHHTFATIQLLRPLLKVRRQTILATLSLLGLEPLQDPTNVSLAFERNAVRQRVIPVLEEIRPGAVETLAQVAEQLQEDAQYLLDCASDAYRRSVQLVDGFAIVDRSSFRCLAPALQRRVLQLTIRDLIDPTWTLPRDRLLALRHAIEQGRPGARVELGRGIVALISYTEAVLGPAARIEDFLRRRSGYPLLEPGTVLPLERGMTVRLANGWSLVVYEATEGRWFLRTRRIGDRLVRPGTSTPVRLQNWLVNEKIPSYVRDRLAMVASDGVVWWIAGLGSERFVAPDGTLVVELRRSEEAQRVNETVRTVPGELERVLIDEATLQKRVAELGNEIAQAYRGQRPVLIGVLTGAFVFMADLIRHLPIELDVDFMAVSSYGQATVTSGVVRIIKDLDRPIEGRDVLLVEDIVDSGLTLQYLLDVLRRRNPRSLRVVVLLRKQKPEAIQVPVDWVGFDIPDEFVVGYGLDAAGRFRNLPFIAVYRTAK from the coding sequence GTGTCGTCAGCGCGCGATGGTGCGGTCAGTGTCCTTCTGCGAGCGCTCCGTACTGCCCTCCAAGCGACCGGACTGTCACCGGCCGAACGCGTGGTCGTCGGGTTTTCCGGCGGGCCAGACTCGCTCGCGCTCCTCTGGGGTCTCCAGCACCTGGCCCGGCAAGGTGTTGGACCACAACCGATCCCCGTCCACGTCGATCATCGGCTGCATCCGGACTCCTCCGCGCTCGCAGCGCGCGCAGCCGCTCTCGGCACGAGACTGGGGCTTACCGTGCTGGTCCGCACGGTCGATGTCAACGCCTGGCCAGAACTTCGCGAAGGCGGCACCGAAGCAGGCGCACGTGCTGCGCGCTATGCTGCGCTCGCCCAGGTCGCGCAGGAACACGGCACGCGCTGGATCGCGGTCGGACACACGCGTGACGACCAGGCGGAAACGCTCCTCCTCCGCCTGCTCCGGGGCGCCGGCCTCGACGGTCTCGCCGGGATGCGCCCGCTGACAGAACTGCGCGTTCCCCTGGATCCCGAACACCACACGTTCGCGACGATCCAGTTGCTCCGGCCGCTCCTCAAAGTCCGTCGTCAGACCATCCTCGCGACGCTCTCGTTGCTCGGCCTGGAACCGTTGCAGGACCCGACGAACGTCTCGCTGGCGTTCGAGCGCAACGCGGTCCGCCAACGGGTCATTCCCGTCCTCGAAGAGATCCGTCCGGGAGCGGTCGAGACGCTCGCGCAGGTAGCCGAGCAGCTCCAGGAGGACGCGCAGTATCTCCTGGACTGTGCGAGCGACGCGTACCGGAGGAGCGTCCAGCTGGTGGATGGCTTCGCCATCGTCGACCGGTCGTCCTTTCGGTGTTTGGCCCCAGCTCTCCAGCGACGGGTCCTCCAACTCACCATCCGCGACCTCATCGACCCAACCTGGACACTCCCCCGCGACCGACTGCTCGCGCTCCGTCACGCGATCGAGCAGGGGCGTCCCGGAGCACGCGTCGAGCTCGGCCGTGGCATCGTTGCGCTCATCAGCTACACTGAGGCTGTTCTCGGTCCGGCTGCACGGATCGAGGACTTTCTGCGACGGCGGTCGGGATACCCGCTCCTAGAGCCGGGAACCGTTCTCCCGCTCGAGAGGGGCATGACCGTCCGGCTCGCGAATGGCTGGTCGCTCGTCGTCTACGAGGCGACCGAAGGTCGCTGGTTCCTGCGCACGCGACGGATCGGTGACCGGCTCGTCCGACCGGGTACCTCGACGCCGGTTCGCTTACAGAATTGGCTCGTCAACGAAAAGATCCCGAGCTACGTCCGCGACCGCTTGGCCATGGTCGCCAGTGACGGCGTCGTCTGGTGGATCGCTGGTCTGGGATCGGAGCGGTTCGTGGCTCCAGATGGCACCTTGGTGGTGGAACTACGGAGAAGCGAGGAGGCGCAGCGGGTGAACGAGACAGTTCGCACTGTCCCGGGAGAGCTGGAGCGCGTCCTGATCGACGAGGCGACGCTCCAGAAGCGTGTCGCCGAACTCGGGAACGAGATCGCGCAGGCCTATCGCGGGCAACGGCCCGTTTTGATCGGGGTTCTCACCGGCGCGTTCGTGTTCATGGCCGACCTGATCCGTCATCTGCCGATCGAACTCGATGTCGATTTCATGGCCGTCTCCAGCTACGGGCAAGCCACCGTGACCTCAGGCGTCGTCCGCATCATCAAAGATCTCGACCGGCCGATCGAGGGGCGAGACGTGTTGCTCGTCGAGGACATTGTCGACAGTGGCCTGACCTTGCAATACCTCCTCGACGTGCTCCGCCGCCGCAACCCGCGGAGCTTGCGCGTCGTCGTCTTGCTCCGCAAGCAGAAGCCAGAGGCGATTCAAGTACCGGTCGATTGGGTCGGCTTCGACATCCCGGACGAGTTCGTCGTAGGCTATGGCCTGGATGCGGCTGGCCGCTTCCGCAACTTGCCCTTCATCGCCGTTTACCGCACCGCAAAGTAG
- the ftsH gene encoding ATP-dependent zinc metalloprotease FtsH — MADNKWLRNGFVWMILIIAAIAVWVTFVQGGHSGSSLTTQQLAADIKAGKVEQLVMTSGSDEVQVHYYGSQEVRTLRLPTNVDIFELLQTYGIDPQTVNITTKAASQWGNWLGTLTFLLPTIFLIGVIIFMMRQAQGTNNQALSFGKSRARVFTSNRPTVTFDDVAGVDEAKEELREIVEFLKYPEKFAALGARIPRGVLLVGPPGTGKTLLSRAVAGEAGVPFFSISGSEFVEMFVGVGASRVRDLFDQAKRNAPCIVFIDEIDAVGRQRGAGLGGSHDEREQTLNQILVEMDGFDSSTNVIVLAATNRPDVLDPALLRPGRFDRQVVLDRPDLHGRLAILKVHTRGKPLESDVDLEDLARQTPGFSGADLENLVNEAAILAARRNKKTIGRRELYEAIDRVVAGPERKSRRISEREKLMTAYHEAGHALVARMLPHADPVHKVSIVARGMMGGYTRVLPEEDRFFWTKKQFEAQLAVFMAGLVAEELVFQEISTGAANDIERATTLARRMVTEFGMSERLGPLAFGRKEELVFLGREIAEQRNYSDQVAYEIDQEVRRLIDQAYRTAKSILMEHVDKLEKIATLLVEKETLEGHEIEALFDEPRPRPELVGPPVTKPAALMQRPQPAPEPRPAAAPQIRPQPAS; from the coding sequence ATGGCAGACAACAAGTGGCTCCGGAACGGCTTCGTCTGGATGATCCTGATCATCGCTGCGATTGCGGTCTGGGTGACGTTCGTGCAGGGTGGTCACAGCGGCTCCTCGCTCACCACCCAGCAACTCGCGGCGGACATCAAGGCCGGCAAGGTCGAGCAGCTGGTGATGACCAGTGGCTCCGATGAGGTCCAGGTGCACTACTACGGCTCACAAGAGGTCCGCACGCTCCGCTTGCCGACCAATGTCGACATCTTCGAATTGCTCCAGACGTACGGCATCGATCCGCAGACGGTGAACATCACGACCAAGGCAGCGAGCCAGTGGGGGAACTGGCTCGGCACGCTGACGTTCCTCTTGCCGACCATCTTCCTGATCGGCGTGATCATCTTCATGATGCGCCAGGCCCAGGGAACGAACAACCAGGCACTCTCCTTCGGCAAGAGCCGCGCTCGCGTCTTCACCAGTAATCGGCCGACCGTGACCTTCGATGACGTGGCAGGCGTCGACGAGGCCAAGGAAGAGCTGCGGGAGATCGTCGAATTTCTGAAGTACCCCGAGAAATTCGCTGCGCTGGGCGCGCGCATTCCGCGTGGCGTGCTGCTGGTCGGACCGCCCGGCACGGGGAAGACACTGCTCTCCCGAGCGGTGGCTGGGGAAGCTGGAGTACCGTTCTTCAGTATCAGCGGTTCTGAATTCGTCGAGATGTTCGTCGGCGTCGGTGCCAGCCGGGTGCGCGACCTCTTCGACCAAGCGAAGCGGAACGCTCCCTGCATCGTCTTCATCGACGAAATCGACGCGGTGGGTCGGCAGCGCGGCGCTGGACTCGGCGGGAGCCACGACGAGCGCGAGCAGACGCTCAACCAGATCCTGGTCGAGATGGACGGGTTCGACTCCAGCACGAACGTCATCGTTCTCGCGGCGACCAACCGTCCCGACGTCCTCGACCCGGCCTTGCTCCGGCCGGGCCGGTTCGACCGGCAGGTGGTTCTCGATCGGCCGGACCTGCACGGTCGGCTCGCCATCCTCAAGGTTCACACCCGCGGCAAACCGCTCGAGAGTGACGTCGACCTCGAGGATCTCGCGCGTCAGACGCCTGGCTTCTCGGGTGCCGACCTGGAGAACTTGGTCAACGAGGCTGCGATCCTGGCAGCGCGGCGCAACAAGAAGACGATCGGCCGCCGCGAGCTCTACGAGGCGATCGATCGCGTCGTAGCTGGTCCCGAACGCAAGAGCCGGCGCATCAGCGAGCGCGAGAAGCTGATGACGGCCTATCACGAGGCTGGCCACGCGCTGGTGGCCCGGATGTTACCGCATGCGGACCCGGTGCACAAGGTCTCCATCGTCGCCCGCGGCATGATGGGCGGTTACACCCGCGTGCTACCTGAGGAGGATCGCTTCTTCTGGACGAAGAAGCAGTTCGAGGCGCAGCTGGCCGTGTTCATGGCTGGGCTGGTTGCCGAAGAGCTCGTTTTCCAGGAGATCTCGACCGGCGCTGCGAACGATATCGAGCGCGCCACGACGCTCGCCCGGCGGATGGTGACCGAATTCGGAATGAGCGAGCGACTCGGGCCGCTCGCTTTCGGCCGCAAGGAGGAGCTCGTTTTCCTCGGTCGCGAGATCGCCGAGCAGCGCAATTACAGCGATCAGGTTGCCTACGAGATCGACCAGGAGGTCCGCCGGCTCATCGACCAGGCCTACCGCACTGCCAAGAGCATCCTGATGGAGCACGTGGACAAGCTCGAGAAGATCGCGACGCTCCTCGTCGAGAAGGAGACGCTCGAGGGGCACGAGATCGAAGCGCTGTTCGACGAGCCGCGCCCACGGCCGGAGCTGGTCGGTCCACCCGTGACCAAGCCGGCGGCACTGATGCAGCGGCCCCAGCCGGCGCCGGAGCCGCGCCCAGCAGCCGCACCGCAGATTCGCCCACAGCCGGCATCCTGA